Proteins encoded by one window of Halomonas sp. Bachu 37:
- the panB gene encoding 3-methyl-2-oxobutanoate hydroxymethyltransferase yields the protein MKTVTLSTLQAFKRAGEPFSCLTAYDASFAHTASQAGIEVLLVGDSLGMVLQGHNSTLPVTLDDICYHTRCAARGKTASLLMVDLPFMSNTSTERLLNDAGALMRAGAELVKLEGEAWMAEGIRELTRRGVPVCAHLGLTPQTVYQLGGYKVQGRDAEQAERIINDARILVEAGASVILLECVPASLGKAVTQALDVPVIGIGAGPDTDGQILVMHDVLGVTHGRTPRFVKNFMTEAASIQGAFTQYHDAVKTRAFPAPEHCF from the coding sequence ATGAAAACCGTCACCCTGAGCACGTTGCAGGCGTTCAAACGCGCCGGCGAGCCGTTCAGCTGCCTGACCGCCTATGACGCTTCCTTCGCCCATACCGCCAGTCAAGCCGGCATCGAGGTGCTGTTGGTGGGCGATTCCCTGGGCATGGTGCTGCAAGGCCATAACAGTACGCTTCCCGTTACCCTTGATGACATCTGCTACCACACCCGCTGCGCGGCACGGGGTAAAACGGCCAGTTTGTTGATGGTGGATCTGCCTTTCATGAGCAATACCAGCACCGAGCGGCTGCTCAACGATGCCGGAGCGCTGATGCGCGCCGGTGCCGAACTGGTCAAGCTCGAGGGCGAAGCGTGGATGGCGGAAGGAATTCGTGAGCTGACCCGCCGCGGGGTTCCGGTATGCGCCCACCTCGGTCTCACCCCGCAGACGGTGTATCAGCTGGGCGGCTACAAGGTGCAGGGACGCGACGCCGAGCAGGCCGAGCGGATCATCAACGATGCCAGGATCCTCGTCGAGGCGGGCGCGTCGGTAATTCTACTGGAATGCGTGCCGGCCAGCCTGGGCAAAGCCGTCACACAAGCGCTGGATGTCCCCGTCATCGGCATTGGCGCCGGACCCGATACCGACGGCCAGATTCTGGTCATGCATGACGTGCTGGGAGTCACCCATGGGCGTACGCCGCGTTTCGTGAAGAACTTCATGACAGAAGCCGCTTCCATCCAGGGCGCCTTCACGCAGTATCACGATGCCGTAAAGACACGCGCCTTTCCCGCCCCCGAGCACTGCTTCTAA
- the panC gene encoding pantoate--beta-alanine ligase produces MRTLRDIQALRDALGEYRRRGQRIALVPTMGNLHAGHLTLVESARRNADVVVASLFVNPMQFGPGEDLDAYPRTFAEDQQQLETNDCDVLFAPTTATLYPFGLEQQSRVHVPGVSEGLCGGTRPGHFDGVATVVTMLFNLVQPDSAFFGEKDYQQLAVIRKLVRDLHMPVEIVGVPIVRAEDGLALSSRNGYLDASQRAIAPQLHRTLQRLRQDLEAGKPASAVLQQGREALHDAGFVPDYLELRDPLLGPVTPATRNAVLLVAAQLGPARLIDNLGVCLPSAAPAG; encoded by the coding sequence ATGCGCACCTTACGAGACATCCAGGCCCTGCGTGATGCGCTGGGCGAGTATCGCCGCCGTGGCCAGCGCATCGCCCTGGTCCCTACCATGGGCAACCTGCACGCTGGCCATCTAACGCTGGTGGAGAGCGCTCGGCGCAATGCGGACGTGGTAGTCGCCAGCCTGTTCGTCAATCCCATGCAGTTCGGCCCCGGGGAGGATCTCGACGCCTACCCGCGCACTTTCGCCGAAGACCAGCAACAGCTCGAGACCAACGATTGCGACGTGCTGTTCGCGCCCACCACCGCTACCCTCTACCCCTTTGGGCTCGAGCAGCAGAGCCGTGTGCATGTACCCGGTGTCAGCGAAGGATTGTGTGGCGGGACCCGGCCCGGCCATTTCGATGGCGTGGCGACGGTGGTCACCATGCTGTTCAACCTGGTGCAACCGGATAGCGCCTTTTTCGGCGAGAAGGATTACCAGCAGCTGGCGGTGATCCGCAAGCTCGTGCGCGACCTGCACATGCCGGTCGAGATCGTCGGCGTGCCTATCGTCCGCGCCGAGGACGGGCTCGCGCTGTCCTCGCGCAATGGCTATCTCGATGCCTCCCAGCGCGCCATCGCGCCACAGCTCCACCGGACGCTGCAACGCTTACGCCAGGACCTGGAAGCCGGCAAGCCCGCATCTGCAGTGCTCCAGCAGGGCCGCGAAGCGTTGCACGATGCCGGATTCGTTCCCGACTATCTCGAACTGCGCGACCCTCTGCTCGGCCCCGTGACTCCCGCCACTCGCAATGCCGTTCTGCTGGTCGCGGCGCAACTGGGACCGGCACGATTGATCGACAACCTCGGTGTCTGCCTGCCGTCCGCCGCGCCGGCCGGTTAA
- the panD gene encoding aspartate 1-decarboxylase, translating to MHTIMLKAKLHMARVTHAVLNYEGSCAIDGDLLDMAGIRENEQIQIYNVENGERFTTYAIRGEEGSRMISINGAAAHLASPGHRIIICSYAHYSEAELDAHQPALVYLQEGNVVSHTSNAIPVQLA from the coding sequence ATGCACACCATCATGCTCAAGGCCAAGCTCCATATGGCACGCGTCACCCATGCCGTCCTCAACTACGAGGGCTCGTGCGCGATCGACGGCGACCTGCTGGATATGGCCGGTATTCGCGAAAACGAACAGATCCAGATCTACAACGTGGAAAACGGCGAACGCTTCACGACCTACGCCATACGCGGTGAAGAAGGCTCGCGGATGATCTCCATCAACGGAGCCGCCGCTCACCTGGCGTCACCCGGGCACCGCATCATCATCTGCAGTTACGCCCATTACAGCGAGGCAGAGCTCGACGCCCATCAGCCCGCTCTGGTCTATCTACAGGAAGGCAATGTGGTCAGTCACACCAGCAACGCCATTCCCGTCCAACTGGCCTGA
- a CDS encoding acetyl-CoA C-acetyltransferase produces MQEVVIVAARRTAIGSFGGSLAGIPASDLGALVIKDILASTGVSPEQVDEVLLGQVLTAGAGQNPARQASIKAGLPDSVPAMTINKVCGSGLKALHLATQAIRCGDADLILAGGQENMSLSPHVLPNSRNGQRMGDWKAIDSMVHDGLWDAFNNYHMGVTAENLAEKYGITREEMDEFAAQSQHNAAQAIKDGRFKSQIVPVEIPQRKGDPIIFDTDENPREVSAEKLGGMKPAFKKDGTVTAGNASSLNDGAAVVMICSAEKAKELGLEPLARVAGYANAAVDPAIMGIGPAPATRRCLEKAGWSLEDLDLVEANEAFAAQAMSVNKELGWDVSKVNVNGGAIALGHPIGASGCRVLVSLLHEMIARDAKKGLATLCIGGGQGVALAIER; encoded by the coding sequence ATGCAAGAAGTGGTGATTGTTGCTGCACGTCGTACCGCCATCGGTTCCTTTGGCGGCTCCCTGGCCGGCATTCCCGCCAGCGATCTCGGCGCCTTGGTGATCAAGGATATTCTCGCCAGCACCGGTGTTTCCCCGGAGCAAGTGGATGAAGTCCTGCTGGGACAGGTCCTTACCGCTGGCGCTGGGCAGAATCCGGCACGCCAGGCCTCGATCAAGGCAGGACTGCCCGACTCGGTTCCCGCCATGACCATCAACAAGGTATGCGGCTCAGGCCTGAAGGCGCTACATCTGGCCACCCAGGCCATCCGCTGCGGCGACGCCGACCTGATACTCGCCGGCGGCCAGGAGAACATGTCGCTGTCGCCCCACGTGCTGCCCAATTCCCGTAATGGCCAGCGCATGGGCGACTGGAAAGCCATCGATTCCATGGTGCATGACGGTCTGTGGGACGCGTTCAATAACTACCACATGGGCGTCACCGCCGAGAACCTGGCGGAGAAATACGGCATCACCCGTGAGGAGATGGACGAGTTCGCCGCCCAGTCTCAACACAACGCCGCCCAGGCAATCAAGGATGGGCGCTTCAAGAGCCAGATCGTGCCGGTGGAAATTCCCCAGCGCAAAGGCGACCCGATTATCTTCGATACCGACGAGAATCCGCGTGAAGTTTCGGCGGAAAAACTCGGCGGCATGAAGCCTGCCTTCAAGAAGGACGGTACGGTAACCGCGGGCAATGCCTCCTCGCTCAACGACGGCGCTGCCGTGGTCATGATCTGTTCCGCCGAAAAGGCCAAGGAACTCGGGCTTGAGCCGCTGGCTCGTGTTGCCGGTTACGCCAACGCCGCCGTCGACCCGGCCATCATGGGCATCGGCCCGGCACCGGCCACGCGTCGTTGCCTGGAGAAAGCCGGCTGGAGCCTGGAAGATCTGGACCTGGTGGAAGCCAACGAAGCGTTCGCCGCCCAGGCGATGTCGGTCAATAAAGAGCTTGGCTGGGATGTCAGCAAGGTCAACGTCAACGGTGGCGCCATCGCCCTGGGTCACCCCATCGGCGCTTCAGGCTGCCGTGTGCTGGTGTCCTTGCTGCATGAGATGATCGCCCGTGACGCCAAGAAAGGCCTGGCGACGCTATGTATCGGTGGTGGTCAGGGTGTTGCCCTGGCAATTGAAAGATAA
- a CDS encoding PAS domain-containing methyl-accepting chemotaxis protein — MLTSFISLLSSPTFGSRKSRSSLEKALHRHTASITFTPQGVIKQVSPMFLSALGYQASEVVGRHHRIFCLPDYAESEEYREFWEALARGEHRAGLFQRLDKGGRDVWIEATYLPVSDRAGRVTHVVKIANDVTEKQKTMMTQTAIVEALGKSMAVIEFTPDGKVMNANTNFLAATGYSLAQVRGRHHRMFCREAFYRKNPDFWSRLAQGEFRQGKFERVTATGDELWLEATYNPVIDASGSVISVVKFATDVTRDVKAAEAARAAVLSAQETSTETEQIATNGMERLRDVVSECVASVEEMGHAREIVQQLVAQAQNINSITEGIARIAEQTNLLSLNATIEAAHAGEQGKGFAVVANEVRQLAQRSGEAVRQIGGVLATNDAMVAQASDQMQSAVVKSEQVQAYMSDIEKIVGEILSGARNVTASIDRLTTEQGAA, encoded by the coding sequence ATGCTGACTTCGTTCATTTCGCTTCTCTCTTCTCCCACCTTTGGCTCACGTAAATCCCGTTCCTCTTTGGAAAAAGCGCTACATCGACATACCGCCTCGATCACCTTTACTCCCCAAGGGGTCATCAAGCAGGTAAGCCCCATGTTCTTGAGCGCATTGGGCTATCAAGCGTCGGAGGTCGTCGGTCGGCATCACCGCATATTCTGCCTGCCAGACTATGCCGAGAGCGAAGAGTACCGGGAATTCTGGGAAGCGCTGGCTCGGGGAGAGCATCGTGCCGGGTTGTTTCAACGGCTCGACAAGGGCGGCCGCGACGTCTGGATCGAGGCGACTTATCTTCCCGTCTCAGACCGGGCAGGGAGGGTCACCCACGTCGTCAAGATCGCCAACGATGTCACCGAGAAACAGAAGACCATGATGACGCAGACGGCAATAGTGGAGGCCCTCGGCAAGTCCATGGCGGTTATCGAGTTCACGCCAGATGGCAAGGTTATGAACGCGAATACCAATTTTCTCGCTGCTACCGGCTACTCGCTGGCACAAGTGCGGGGCCGGCATCATCGGATGTTCTGTCGCGAGGCCTTCTATCGGAAAAACCCCGATTTCTGGTCGCGCTTGGCGCAAGGCGAGTTCCGCCAGGGGAAGTTCGAACGTGTTACCGCAACCGGCGATGAACTGTGGCTGGAAGCAACGTACAACCCGGTCATCGACGCAAGCGGAAGCGTGATCAGCGTGGTGAAGTTCGCCACCGATGTCACCCGAGACGTCAAGGCGGCCGAGGCTGCGCGTGCTGCGGTCCTGTCAGCGCAGGAAACATCAACCGAAACGGAACAGATTGCGACAAACGGCATGGAGCGTCTTCGTGATGTCGTCAGCGAGTGTGTCGCATCGGTTGAAGAGATGGGCCATGCCCGTGAAATCGTCCAACAGCTCGTTGCCCAGGCGCAGAACATCAACAGCATCACGGAAGGTATTGCACGTATTGCCGAACAGACCAACCTGCTGTCGCTGAATGCCACCATCGAGGCAGCCCATGCCGGTGAACAAGGTAAGGGCTTCGCCGTCGTGGCAAACGAAGTCAGGCAGCTTGCCCAGCGCTCGGGGGAAGCCGTGAGGCAGATTGGTGGGGTACTGGCGACCAATGATGCCATGGTGGCTCAGGCGAGCGATCAGATGCAGTCGGCGGTTGTGAAAAGCGAACAGGTCCAGGCCTACATGAGCGATATCGAGAAAATCGTCGGCGAGATCCTGTCGGGAGCCCGCAACGTGACCGCCTCCATCGACCGGCTCACCACTGAACAGGGCGCGGCGTAA
- the pnp gene encoding polyribonucleotide nucleotidyltransferase, which translates to MLKEVAVNPVKKTFQYGRSTVTLETGRIARQATGAVMVTMDDTVVLCTVVARKAANPAQPFFPLSVHYQEKTYAVGKIPGGFFKREGRPTEKETLTSRLIDRPIRPLFPKGFMNEVQVICTVLSTDRNHDPDIAAMLGTSAALMIAGVPFNGPIGAARVGFNEEQGYFLNPTVEELATSELNMVVAGTEKAVLMVESEAQELLEDEMLGAVLFGHQEMQAAIGAIKELTAEAGKPRWDWQPAEENAALKSAVAQAFEAKVGEAYRITDKMARQEALSAAKAEAVEQLAGEEDGQFSADDVKGAFAALEKRVVRSRVVKGEPRIDGRDNRTVRPLDIEVGTLPKAHGSAVFTRGETQAIAIATLGTLRDSQLIESLEGERKDRFMLHYNFPPYCVGEAGFMGGPKRREIGHGRLARRGIQAMLPAEDAFPYTIRVVSEITESNGSSSMASVCGSSLALMDAGVPLKAPVAGIAMGLVKDEDGFAVLTDILGDEDHLGDMDFKVAGSAEGVTALQMDIKIEGINEEIMETALMQAHAARQQILEQMNAVIGQSREDVSENAPSMATIKIAPDKIRDVIGKGGATIRKICEDTGASIDLDDDGSVRIYAEDKAAAKRAIDTVLAITAEAEIGKLYKGKVVRIADFGAFVNIMPGTDGLVHISQIVPERVNNVRDFLNEDDEVVVKVLDIDNRNRVKLSMKEITEEEKSAFAAAEAETAI; encoded by the coding sequence ATGCTGAAGGAAGTCGCCGTGAATCCGGTCAAGAAAACATTCCAGTACGGTCGTAGCACCGTCACGCTCGAAACCGGGCGTATCGCTCGCCAGGCTACCGGTGCCGTCATGGTCACCATGGACGATACCGTGGTGCTGTGTACCGTTGTGGCCAGAAAAGCGGCCAACCCCGCACAACCATTTTTTCCACTCTCCGTGCACTACCAGGAGAAAACCTACGCCGTGGGCAAGATTCCCGGCGGCTTCTTCAAGCGTGAAGGGCGTCCGACCGAGAAAGAGACCCTGACCTCGCGCCTGATCGACCGCCCGATTCGCCCGCTGTTTCCCAAGGGCTTCATGAACGAGGTTCAGGTCATCTGTACGGTGCTGTCCACCGACCGTAACCACGATCCGGATATTGCCGCTATGCTGGGTACCTCGGCGGCGCTGATGATTGCCGGCGTTCCCTTCAATGGCCCCATCGGCGCGGCGCGTGTCGGCTTCAACGAAGAGCAGGGCTATTTCCTCAACCCCACCGTGGAAGAGCTGGCTACCTCCGAGCTGAACATGGTAGTGGCGGGTACCGAAAAAGCGGTACTGATGGTGGAATCCGAAGCCCAGGAATTGCTCGAAGACGAAATGCTGGGTGCCGTACTGTTCGGCCATCAGGAGATGCAGGCCGCGATCGGTGCGATCAAGGAATTGACCGCCGAAGCCGGCAAGCCCCGCTGGGATTGGCAACCGGCAGAGGAGAACGCGGCGTTGAAGAGCGCCGTGGCCCAAGCCTTTGAAGCCAAGGTGGGAGAGGCCTACCGCATTACCGACAAGATGGCGCGTCAGGAGGCTTTGAGCGCGGCGAAGGCGGAAGCCGTCGAGCAGCTGGCCGGCGAAGAGGACGGCCAGTTCAGCGCCGATGACGTCAAAGGTGCTTTTGCCGCCCTGGAAAAGCGCGTGGTGCGCTCCCGCGTGGTCAAGGGCGAGCCGCGTATCGACGGTCGCGACAACCGCACCGTGCGTCCGCTGGACATCGAAGTCGGCACGCTGCCCAAGGCCCACGGCTCGGCGGTTTTCACTCGCGGGGAAACCCAGGCGATCGCCATCGCCACCTTGGGTACGCTGCGTGATTCCCAGCTGATCGAATCACTCGAAGGCGAGCGCAAGGACCGCTTCATGCTGCACTACAACTTCCCTCCGTATTGCGTGGGTGAAGCGGGCTTCATGGGCGGCCCGAAGCGGCGTGAAATAGGCCACGGTCGTCTGGCACGCCGGGGCATCCAGGCGATGCTGCCGGCGGAAGACGCTTTCCCCTACACCATTCGCGTAGTGTCCGAGATCACCGAGTCCAACGGTTCCAGCTCCATGGCGTCCGTCTGCGGCTCCTCGCTGGCGTTGATGGATGCCGGTGTACCGCTGAAGGCACCGGTGGCGGGTATCGCCATGGGCCTGGTCAAGGATGAAGACGGCTTTGCCGTGTTGACCGACATCCTGGGTGATGAGGACCATCTCGGCGACATGGACTTCAAGGTCGCCGGCTCCGCAGAAGGCGTGACCGCCCTGCAGATGGATATCAAGATCGAGGGCATCAACGAGGAGATCATGGAAACCGCACTGATGCAGGCCCACGCCGCACGGCAGCAGATCCTCGAGCAGATGAACGCGGTGATCGGCCAGAGCCGTGAGGACGTGTCGGAAAACGCCCCTTCCATGGCAACGATCAAGATAGCGCCGGACAAGATCCGCGACGTGATCGGCAAGGGTGGCGCCACCATTCGCAAGATCTGCGAAGATACCGGTGCCTCCATCGATCTCGACGACGACGGCAGCGTACGTATCTACGCCGAAGACAAGGCCGCCGCCAAGCGTGCCATCGATACCGTGCTGGCGATCACCGCCGAAGCGGAAATCGGCAAGCTGTACAAGGGCAAGGTGGTGCGCATCGCCGACTTTGGCGCCTTCGTCAATATCATGCCGGGAACCGACGGGTTGGTGCATATCTCTCAGATAGTACCCGAGCGCGTCAACAACGTGCGCGACTTCCTCAACGAAGATGACGAGGTAGTGGTCAAGGTGCTCGACATCGACAACCGTAATCGCGTCAAGCTCTCCATGAAGGAGATCACCGAGGAAGAAAAATCGGCTTTTGCCGCCGCTGAAGCCGAAACTGCGATCTAG
- the rpsO gene encoding 30S ribosomal protein S15, with product MALTAEQKSEIVNEFGRGDNDTGSPEVQVALLSANINGLQDHFKSNKQDHHSRRGLIRMVNQRRKLLDYLKRKDFERYQSLIQRLGLRR from the coding sequence ATGGCACTGACCGCTGAACAGAAGTCCGAAATCGTCAATGAATTCGGTCGCGGCGATAACGATACCGGTTCCCCTGAAGTGCAGGTTGCCCTGCTGAGCGCCAATATCAACGGCCTGCAGGATCACTTCAAGAGCAACAAGCAGGATCACCACTCGCGTCGTGGCCTGATCCGCATGGTAAACCAGCGTCGCAAGCTGCTGGACTACCTCAAGCGCAAGGATTTCGAGCGCTATCAGTCGCTGATCCAGCGTCTGGGCCTGCGTCGCTAA
- the truB gene encoding tRNA pseudouridine(55) synthase TruB, with the protein MARRRRGLPVNGVLLLDKPKGLSSNHALQRVRRLFEAQKAGHTGTLDPMATGLLPICLGEATKFSAHLLDADKVYRTRVELGVITASGDAEGDVLERREVPMLETVDIESVLERFRGEIEQIPPMYSALKHQGRKLYELAREGKTVERAARRVSVYDARLLSVHGTSFELEISCSKGTYIRTLAEDIGQALGCGAHISALRRLKTGPFTSEDMWTLEALEALADQSAREAQLLPVDALVEHLPVLPVDAEAAGRLTHGQSVQLEHGMQLDSAAHSVGELTRLYHQAAFLGLGVVKSAAEVAPKRLVNTAAVS; encoded by the coding sequence ATGGCGCGTCGCCGTCGCGGCTTGCCGGTCAACGGCGTGTTGCTGCTGGACAAGCCCAAGGGGCTTTCCAGCAACCACGCGCTGCAGCGTGTGCGTAGGCTTTTCGAAGCCCAGAAAGCGGGCCATACCGGTACGCTCGATCCCATGGCGACCGGCTTGCTGCCGATCTGTCTGGGAGAAGCGACCAAGTTTTCCGCCCATTTGCTGGACGCCGACAAGGTTTACCGTACCCGGGTGGAGCTGGGAGTGATCACCGCTTCCGGCGATGCCGAGGGTGATGTTCTCGAGCGCCGTGAGGTGCCCATGCTGGAGACCGTCGACATCGAGTCGGTGCTGGAGCGGTTTCGCGGCGAGATTGAGCAGATCCCGCCGATGTATTCCGCACTTAAGCATCAAGGGCGCAAGCTGTACGAACTGGCGCGCGAAGGCAAGACGGTAGAACGTGCAGCACGGCGCGTAAGCGTGTATGATGCGCGCCTGCTGAGTGTGCATGGCACCTCCTTCGAGCTGGAAATCAGCTGTAGCAAGGGCACCTATATCCGCACCTTGGCGGAGGATATCGGGCAAGCGTTGGGATGTGGAGCGCATATCAGCGCGCTGCGCCGGCTCAAGACCGGCCCCTTCACCAGTGAAGATATGTGGACGCTCGAAGCCTTGGAGGCCTTGGCCGACCAAAGCGCCCGTGAAGCACAACTGCTACCGGTGGATGCGTTGGTGGAGCACTTGCCGGTATTGCCGGTGGATGCCGAGGCAGCGGGTCGCCTGACTCACGGCCAGAGTGTGCAGCTGGAGCACGGCATGCAGTTGGACAGTGCAGCGCACTCGGTGGGTGAGCTGACAAGGCTTTATCACCAAGCGGCCTTTCTGGGGCTGGGGGTGGTGAAGAGCGCTGCGGAAGTGGCGCCCAAGCGGCTGGTCAACACCGCCGCGGTATCGTGA
- the rbfA gene encoding 30S ribosome-binding factor RbfA, translating into MREFKRTDRVADQLQQELAVLIQREVKDPRLGMVTVSGVTVSRDLGYADVYITLLGENDGERIKENLQVLKRAGGFLRSQIARRIKLRHVPELRFHYDESVVRGQHLSSLIDEAVSSDRARQDEDDASTTGDEEPR; encoded by the coding sequence ATGCGTGAGTTCAAGCGAACCGACCGGGTGGCCGATCAGCTCCAGCAGGAGCTGGCGGTACTCATCCAGCGTGAAGTGAAAGACCCGCGCTTGGGAATGGTCACGGTCAGCGGGGTCACGGTCAGCCGTGACCTGGGCTATGCCGATGTCTATATCACCCTGCTGGGTGAAAACGACGGGGAGCGGATCAAGGAGAACCTGCAAGTGCTCAAGCGAGCCGGCGGTTTCCTGCGCTCCCAGATCGCCAGGCGGATCAAGCTGCGTCACGTACCCGAGTTGCGCTTCCATTACGATGAAAGCGTGGTGCGAGGCCAGCATCTGTCTTCGTTGATCGACGAGGCCGTGTCCAGTGACCGGGCGCGTCAGGATGAGGACGACGCAAGCACAACGGGCGACGAGGAGCCGCGCTGA
- the infB gene encoding translation initiation factor IF-2, producing MSDMTVKDFAAKVGRDVPRLLEQMKEAGLKHASEGDAVSEEDKRTLLNFLKKSHGGEGEGGKNRITLTRKTRSRIKTGERGKTIEVQVRKKKTYVKREEEEVPKAPEPQHSGPRQLVGDMAVAEAERKERDQRAAEEKVAADATRAAEEVARQEAEAKAAAQPAPVEPEPSIPVPELETPPSPEDAPAPPKEGRTDRRTAPPKKTAAKGKKGRRDDEDDRGDREERKRGSGKKVKRAERRGGRRSTGGQGGNGKHGFQKPTQPIVREVSIPESISVAELADKMSIKANEVIKAMFTMGAAVTINQTIDQDTAAIVVEEMGHTPRLVKDDALETEVLAGISYEGEEITRSPVVTVMGHVDHGKTSLLDYIRKAKVATGEAGGITQHIGAYHVEDEHGGVTFLDTPGHAAFTAMRARGAKATDVVILVVAADDGVMPQTIEAIEHSKAAEVPMVVAVNKIDKEGADFDRIRNELSQHGVISEEWGGDTQFVHVSAKTGEGIEELLEAIQLVSEVLELKAVPKAPGKGVVVESRLDKGRGPVATVLVQNGTLKKGDIVLAGLHYGRVRALTNELGKQVDAVGPAMPVEIQGLDGTPDAGDDFMVLADDRKAREVANFRQGKYREVRLARQQKAKLENMFSQMGQDEVAKVNIVLKADVQGSLEAIKGALEELSTEEVEVAVVSSGVGGITGTDANLALASDAIVVGFNVRADAAAREIIEREGLDLRYYSVIYQLIDEVKQAMSGMLAPEWKEEIVGIAEVRDVFRAPKIGAVAGCMVIEGSVHRNKKIRVLRDNVVIYEGELESLRRFKDDVNEVRSGMECGIGVKNYNDVQPGDKIEVFDQVKVERTL from the coding sequence GCCACGGCGGTGAAGGCGAGGGTGGCAAGAATCGCATTACCCTGACGCGCAAGACCCGCAGCCGCATCAAGACCGGCGAGCGTGGCAAGACGATCGAAGTTCAGGTGCGCAAGAAGAAGACCTACGTCAAGCGTGAAGAGGAAGAAGTGCCCAAGGCGCCGGAACCTCAGCACAGTGGGCCGCGTCAGCTGGTCGGCGATATGGCCGTAGCGGAAGCGGAGCGCAAGGAGCGCGATCAGCGCGCAGCCGAAGAGAAGGTGGCCGCTGACGCGACTCGTGCGGCCGAAGAGGTAGCGCGCCAGGAAGCCGAAGCCAAGGCGGCGGCTCAACCCGCTCCGGTCGAACCCGAGCCAAGCATTCCGGTGCCGGAACTGGAAACGCCTCCTTCTCCGGAAGATGCGCCTGCTCCACCCAAGGAAGGCCGTACCGACCGCCGTACCGCGCCGCCCAAGAAGACCGCTGCCAAAGGCAAGAAAGGTCGCCGGGACGACGAGGACGATCGCGGCGATCGCGAAGAGCGCAAGCGTGGCAGCGGCAAGAAGGTCAAGCGTGCCGAACGTCGCGGTGGCCGTCGCAGTACCGGTGGTCAGGGCGGCAACGGCAAGCATGGCTTCCAGAAGCCGACCCAGCCGATCGTGCGCGAAGTCTCCATTCCCGAATCGATCAGCGTGGCGGAATTGGCCGACAAGATGTCGATCAAGGCCAATGAAGTGATCAAGGCCATGTTCACCATGGGCGCGGCGGTCACGATCAACCAGACGATCGATCAGGATACGGCGGCTATCGTCGTCGAGGAGATGGGTCACACGCCAAGACTGGTCAAGGACGATGCCCTGGAGACGGAAGTGCTCGCGGGAATCTCCTACGAAGGCGAGGAAATCACTCGCTCGCCGGTAGTGACCGTCATGGGTCACGTCGACCACGGCAAGACCTCGCTTCTCGACTATATCCGCAAGGCGAAAGTAGCGACCGGCGAAGCCGGCGGTATCACCCAGCATATCGGCGCTTACCATGTGGAAGACGAGCACGGCGGCGTGACCTTCCTGGACACCCCCGGCCACGCAGCGTTTACCGCCATGCGTGCTCGTGGTGCCAAGGCCACCGATGTGGTCATTCTGGTGGTGGCGGCGGATGATGGCGTCATGCCCCAGACGATCGAGGCGATCGAGCACTCCAAGGCGGCGGAAGTGCCGATGGTGGTGGCGGTCAACAAGATCGACAAGGAAGGCGCCGATTTCGACCGTATTCGTAACGAACTTTCGCAGCACGGCGTGATTTCCGAGGAGTGGGGCGGCGATACCCAGTTCGTCCACGTGTCCGCCAAGACCGGCGAGGGCATCGAGGAATTGCTGGAAGCGATTCAATTGGTTTCCGAAGTGCTCGAGCTCAAGGCCGTGCCCAAAGCACCCGGCAAGGGCGTCGTGGTCGAGTCCCGCCTGGACAAGGGCCGTGGTCCGGTGGCTACCGTTCTGGTTCAGAACGGCACGCTGAAGAAGGGTGATATCGTCCTCGCCGGCCTGCATTATGGCCGTGTACGCGCCCTGACCAACGAGTTGGGCAAGCAGGTGGACGCCGTGGGTCCGGCAATGCCGGTGGAAATCCAGGGTCTGGATGGCACGCCGGATGCCGGCGACGACTTCATGGTTCTGGCCGACGACAGGAAGGCCCGCGAAGTGGCCAACTTCCGTCAGGGCAAGTACCGCGAAGTGCGCCTGGCACGCCAGCAGAAGGCCAAGCTGGAGAACATGTTCAGCCAGATGGGCCAGGACGAAGTGGCCAAGGTCAACATCGTGCTCAAGGCCGACGTCCAAGGCTCGCTGGAAGCCATCAAGGGCGCCCTGGAAGAGCTCTCCACGGAAGAAGTCGAAGTTGCCGTGGTCTCCTCGGGCGTGGGTGGCATCACCGGGACCGACGCCAACCTGGCCTTGGCCAGTGACGCCATCGTGGTCGGCTTCAACGTTCGTGCCGATGCCGCCGCTCGCGAAATCATCGAGCGCGAAGGACTGGATCTGCGCTACTACAGTGTCATCTACCAGCTGATCGATGAAGTGAAACAGGCGATGAGCGGCATGCTGGCGCCGGAGTGGAAGGAAGAGATCGTCGGTATCGCCGAAGTTCGCGACGTCTTCCGCGCGCCCAAGATCGGTGCCGTGGCCGGCTGCATGGTGATCGAGGGCAGTGTTCACCGCAACAAGAAGATCCGCGTGCTGCGCGACAACGTGGTCATCTACGAAGGCGAGCTCGAGTCGCTGCGTCGCTTCAAGGATGACGTCAATGAAGTCCGCAGCGGCATGGAGTGCGGCATCGGGGTGAAGAATTACAACGATGTCCAGCCCGGCGACAAGATCGAAGTCTTCGATCAGGTCAAGGTCGAGCGCACCCTGTAA